GAGATTTTAAAACATTATTCAAAAGGTTATAGTGATATTACAAGAAAACAATTATCTAAAATGAGAAATAAATACCAATTACGTGCAACTGGAGTAGAACCAAGAGTATTTACTCTTGTTGAACCTCATGGTATTGTTATATCTTCTTGGTATTTAACAAACTCTTATGCAGCATTAGTTTTAAGAAGCACAATAAGCCCAGAAATTCTCGATGCTTTTATGAAAGAGGATGATATTCATATTGCTTATCCAACTCAACAAATTAATATAAATGATACTCAAAATGCTTATGGACCTTCAAGAGAAAGAAGAACTGTTCCTCAAGATTTAGAAGATATCATAACAAGAAGATAATTTATGGATTTTTCACAAAATAGACCAAAAGTATACTTCAAAACTTTTGGTTGTCGAACAAATGTTTTTGATACGCAAGTTATGATGAGCAATTTAAAAGATTTTGAAGTAACTTTAGATGAAAATGAAGCAAATATAGTTGTGATAAACTCTTGTACAGTTACTAATAGTGCAGATAGTACAGCAAGAACTTATATAAATTCATTAAAAAAACTTCCACAAAATCCAAGAGTAATATTTACTGGATGTGGAGTTTGGACAAAAGGTGAAACACTTTTTAAAGAGAATAAAGTTGATTCATTATTTGGGCATTCACAAAAAGAGAATATCAATGATTTACTTTTAAATGAAGAGAGATTTTTTGAAGCAGGGGATTTAACTCATATTGATAAAACAATAGTTGAAGAGTTTGTAGGAAAAAGTAGAGCATTTATCAAAATCCAAGAAGGTTGTGACTTTAGATGTTCGTACTGTATTATTCCTTATGTACGAGGAGATGCTAGAAGTTATAGTGAAGATAAAATTTTAGAGCAAGTTACAACTTTAGCAACAAACGGTTTTGGTGAGTTTATTTTAACAGGAACAAATGTTGGAAGTTATGGTAAAAAACAGCATACTTCTTTGGCAAAACTTCTTAAAAAAATGTCACTTATAAAAGGTGTTAGAAGAATAAGAATGGGAAGTATTGAACCTATTCAAATTGACGATGAATTTAAAGAGATAATAAATGAACCGTTTATGGCAAAACATCTTCATATCGCACTACAACATACTTCAAAAGAGATGTTAAAGATTATGAATAGAAGAAATAAAGTTTTAAGTGATTTAGAACTTTTTGAGTTTTTAAGAGAAAATGGTTATGCTTTAGGAACAGATTTTATAGTTGGGCATCCTGGTGAAACTGAAGCATTATGGAAAGAAGCTATGGAAAATCTACATAGATTTCCTTTGACTCATGTTCACGCATTTACTTATTCAAAAAGAGATGGAACACCAAGTGCTACAATGAAACCTCAAATAAAAGGTGATATAGCAAAAGTAAGATATAATGAACTTATTAACATAATAGAACAAAAAAATTATAATTTTAGAAAAGAAAATAAAAAAACTTTAGAAGTTTTAGTTGAATCAGTAAAAAATGGAAAATATATAGGACTTGACCAATTCTTTAATCAAATTGAGATTGATTCAACAGCTGATTTAGTTGGTGATTGGGTTTATATAAATGATTATGAAGTAAAGGCTGATAAAAATGTCACAAGATTCAAATAATAAAAAAAATATAGATAAAAACTTAAAACTTATGATTATTTCAGCAGTTGTGCTGCTTGTATTATTTGGTTATACAATGTATAAAGGTAGTGTAAATATAAAAGGAAGTTCTTATTATATAGGGATTATTTTCCTTTTTGTGCTTCTATTTTTATCTTTTGTTATAAAAATAAAACAAGATAAAATAAGAGCATATTTTAATAAAAATAAAAAAGATAGTACATTATTTGATAATGAAGTTGAAAAAAGTAAAACAAAAGCTTTAAGTAGCGATGATTTAGATTCAAATATTCAAGCAGTTACTTCAAATGTTACATTTAAAGATGTTGCAGGGATACGTGAGATAAAAGAAGAACTTGAAGAGATAGTTGATTTTTTAAACAATCCAAATAAATATTTAAAATATGGAGTAAAACTTCCAAAAGGTGTTCTTTTAGTAGGACCTCCAGGAGTTGGAAAAACATTAATAGCACGAGCAGTTGCTGGTGAAGCTGATGTTCCATTTTTTTATCAAAGTGGAGCTAGTTTTGTACATATTTATGTTGGAATGGGTGCAAAAAAAGTAAGAGAACTTTTTGCAAAAGCAAAACAAAATGCACCTTCAATTGTTTTTATTGATGAAATTGATGCTGTTGGAAAAATGCGAAGTGGAAAATCAAATGATGAAAGAGAAGCAACATTAAATGAGCTTTTAACTCAAATGGATGGATTTGATGGTGAAAGTGGAGTTATAGTTATTGCTGCAACAAATAAAATAGAAGTTTTAGATGATGCACTTTTAAGAGCAGGACGATTTGATAGACGAGTTTATGTAGGTCTTCCAAATATTGAAGATAGAAAAAATATTTTAGAGCTTTATTTAAAAGATATTAATCATAAAATTGATATTGAAAAATTAGTAAATGAAACAGCAGGATTTAGTTCAGCAGCTCTTGCTACGCTTATAAATGAAGCTTTATTAAATATGATTAAATCTTATAAAAAGAATTTAGACTATAAAGATATTGAAGTAGCTAAAAATAAATTAGAGTTTGGAAAAAAACAAATAAAAATTCTTGATGACGAACAAAAAGAGATTTTAGCAATATATCAAGCAAGTAAAGCATATATTTCAAAAACAAAAGTAGCACTTTTAGATGAAAGTGTTTCAAAGTTAAACTCTACTTATCCATCTTATACTGAATTAGTAGAAAATATAAAAAGAGATTTAGCAGGATTTATAGGGCTAGAAGTTATAAAAAAAGAAAAATTTGCTGTAAATAGTGAAGATTTGCAAAGATCATATAATTTAGCAAGTGATATTGTAACTAAATACAAAATGGCAACAAATATTGATAGTTTATTAGAAGATATAAAAGAGAATTTAAGAACAGAATTATCTCAAAATGTTGATGAAATAAATAGATTAAAAGAGATTATGCTTAAAAATGAGGTAATTACTCTTGAAGATTTGTAAAAACTTTTTTAATGGTTTTTGTTTTGAAGATGAATGTGAACTTTTTGATGATTATTTGATTCAAAATGATTTTACAGTTGCTGGGTTTTCTTATGGAGCGATCAAAGCTTTTGAGTATGTTTTAAACTCTTCTTTTCGAGTTGATAAACTTCAACTTTTTTCTCCTGCTTTTTTTCAAAATTTTGATGAAAAATTTAAAAGAACTCAACTTATGTATTTTAAAAAAGATGAAGATTCTTATATAGAAAACTTTTTAAAAAATGTAATTTATCCTTCAAATAAAGATATTTCAAGCTATTTTAAAAAAGGCTCAAAAGAAGAGTTAGAAGAACTTTTAACTTATGTATGGGAAGAAGAAAAACTTCAAGAAGTTTTAGAAAAAGGTGTAAAAATAGAAGTTTATTTAGGAGCAGAGGATAAAATAATCGATGCTTTAAAAGCAAAAAACTTTTTTAAAAATTATGCAACTGTTTATTACTTCAAAAATAAAGGACACTTATTGTAGTAAAGAAATTGGATAATTATTTTATAATATCCAATATCTCTTTTGTATCTTTGTAAATTCTAAATATTCTATTTTCAACTTGATAAACGTCTGTATTTATAATTTTTGGATACTTATTCGTAAGTATAACACCATTTCTCAAAACATCATAATTAGCAATTTGACCTTTTTCTAACTTTTTTTGCCAACCAGGAGGTAAAGTTTCCTTCTTTTCTAAACCAGGTGGAATTTTCTTAGGTTTTTCATTTTTGATCGTATTTTTATCAAATTCATCATTTTGTTTTGCATAAACAGAAATAGACAAAACACTTATTGTTAATAGTGAGAAAATAACATTTTTTATTAGCATGAAATCCTCTTTTTTGGTAAATATCGACAATTTTACTATTTTATAAATTAATTTAGTAAATACTTGTTAGAATCTTTCAAATCTAATAAGGATAAATATGTTTACAAATGAAACAGAAACATCTATAAGAATAAATTCAAAAGCAAATAAAATCTGGCAAGAACTTACAAATTTTGAAGAATATAGAAATTGGAATCCATCTATTATTGATATTAGTGGAGAGTTAGGAAAAAATAAAATTTTAAAGATTGTAGTAAAAATAGATAAAAAAACTATGATTTTTAAACCTAAAATTCTAGTATGTGAAGAGAACAAAGAATTAAGATGGCTTGGAAAACTCTTATTTAGTGGAATATTTGATGGTGAACACTATTTTTTGATAGAAGAAAACAGTGATGGAACTTCTACTTTTATACAAGGTGAAAAGTTTTGTGGAATTTTAATACCATTTTTTGGAAAAATGATTTTAAATACAAAAAAAGGTTTTGAAGCTATGAATGAAGAGTTAAAAAAAAGAGTTGAAAAGTAAGAAATGAAAATAAAAACACAAAGATTAAAAATAAGAACTCTTCAAGATAGTGATTTAAATGATGTTTTTGATATTTATAAAAATGAAGAAACTTGTAAATATTTACTTCATAATGCTTGGAATGAAAAAAATAAAAATGAAGAATTCAAACAAAAACTATCAAAACAAAGTCTTGAAAAAGATTTTGCTATAAATTTAGCTTGTATTTTAGATGATGTAGTAATTGGTGAAATAAATATTTGGAATATTGATATGAAAGATAGTGTTGAAATAGGATATTGTTTTAACCCCAAATATAGTAGTAAAGGTTATGCAACAGAAGCTTTAAAAGCTGTTATAGAATATCTGTTTATAAACAAAAATATTCATAGAATACGAGCAAATATGGATGCAAGAAATATCTTATCCGCCAAACTTTGTGAAAAAATTGGAATGAGAAAGGAAGCTCATTTTATAAAAGATTTTTATAGTAAAGATGAATGGACAGATAGTTTTATTTATGGGATGTTGGTTTCTGATTTAAAATAAATGGACTAAGGATAAAATATGGCATTTTCAAAAGAAGAAAAACTTTTAAATAGTAATTTAGAAGGCTCAAAAGTATTTAATTTTATAGAAAATATTGATTATATGGATACATTTAGTGTAGAGCTTACACGAGATAGTGATATAAAAGATTTGTATTTACGCTTGGTAAATACTAAATCTAGAACTATTGAATTTTTAATGTCTTTACGAAATAAAATTATGGTAATTTTAGGTGCTAAAAGTGTTATAAAGGAAACAAATGATGATTTTGCTATAGGAAATACTATAGGTTTATTTAAAATATATTTTATTAATGAAAAAGAGATAGTTTCTGGGCTAAAAGATAATTATCTTGATTTTTGTATTTCTTTTTATAAAATAGATAATAAAGTTTTATTATCAACTCTAGTGAAATATAATAATACATTTGGTAAAGTTTATATGAATATTATTAAACCTTTTCATAAACTTGTAGTAAAAAGTATCTTGAAAAATTTAAAATAAAGAAATAAAATGATTTGCAAAAATATAGAAGAAATAAGAAATAATATAAATAACATTGATGAACAAATAGTAAAACTAATCGCTTTGAGAGGTACTTTTGTAAAACAAGCTGCAAAATTTAAAAAAGATAGTGAAAATGTTAAAGCTCCTAAACGAGTAGAAGAAGTTATTTCAAAAGTAAAAAATACTGCACGATTAAATGGCGCAAATGAAGAAGTTGTTGAAAATGTGTATAAAGCTATGATAGAAAGTTTTATAAAGCTTGAGATGAAAGAGTTTGAGA
The nucleotide sequence above comes from Arcobacter lacus. Encoded proteins:
- the bioV gene encoding pimelyl-ACP methyl ester esterase BioV — its product is MKICKNFFNGFCFEDECELFDDYLIQNDFTVAGFSYGAIKAFEYVLNSSFRVDKLQLFSPAFFQNFDEKFKRTQLMYFKKDEDSYIENFLKNVIYPSNKDISSYFKKGSKEELEELLTYVWEEEKLQEVLEKGVKIEVYLGAEDKIIDALKAKNFFKNYATVYYFKNKGHLL
- a CDS encoding SRPBCC domain-containing protein, which codes for MFTNETETSIRINSKANKIWQELTNFEEYRNWNPSIIDISGELGKNKILKIVVKIDKKTMIFKPKILVCEENKELRWLGKLLFSGIFDGEHYFLIEENSDGTSTFIQGEKFCGILIPFFGKMILNTKKGFEAMNEELKKRVEK
- a CDS encoding GNAT family N-acetyltransferase, with product MKIKTQRLKIRTLQDSDLNDVFDIYKNEETCKYLLHNAWNEKNKNEEFKQKLSKQSLEKDFAINLACILDDVVIGEINIWNIDMKDSVEIGYCFNPKYSSKGYATEALKAVIEYLFINKNIHRIRANMDARNILSAKLCEKIGMRKEAHFIKDFYSKDEWTDSFIYGMLVSDLK
- a CDS encoding DUF2867 domain-containing protein — encoded protein: MAFSKEEKLLNSNLEGSKVFNFIENIDYMDTFSVELTRDSDIKDLYLRLVNTKSRTIEFLMSLRNKIMVILGAKSVIKETNDDFAIGNTIGLFKIYFINEKEIVSGLKDNYLDFCISFYKIDNKVLLSTLVKYNNTFGKVYMNIIKPFHKLVVKSILKNLK
- the mtaB gene encoding tRNA (N(6)-L-threonylcarbamoyladenosine(37)-C(2))-methylthiotransferase MtaB; translation: MDFSQNRPKVYFKTFGCRTNVFDTQVMMSNLKDFEVTLDENEANIVVINSCTVTNSADSTARTYINSLKKLPQNPRVIFTGCGVWTKGETLFKENKVDSLFGHSQKENINDLLLNEERFFEAGDLTHIDKTIVEEFVGKSRAFIKIQEGCDFRCSYCIIPYVRGDARSYSEDKILEQVTTLATNGFGEFILTGTNVGSYGKKQHTSLAKLLKKMSLIKGVRRIRMGSIEPIQIDDEFKEIINEPFMAKHLHIALQHTSKEMLKIMNRRNKVLSDLELFEFLRENGYALGTDFIVGHPGETEALWKEAMENLHRFPLTHVHAFTYSKRDGTPSATMKPQIKGDIAKVRYNELINIIEQKNYNFRKENKKTLEVLVESVKNGKYIGLDQFFNQIEIDSTADLVGDWVYINDYEVKADKNVTRFK
- a CDS encoding AAA family ATPase, whose protein sequence is MSQDSNNKKNIDKNLKLMIISAVVLLVLFGYTMYKGSVNIKGSSYYIGIIFLFVLLFLSFVIKIKQDKIRAYFNKNKKDSTLFDNEVEKSKTKALSSDDLDSNIQAVTSNVTFKDVAGIREIKEELEEIVDFLNNPNKYLKYGVKLPKGVLLVGPPGVGKTLIARAVAGEADVPFFYQSGASFVHIYVGMGAKKVRELFAKAKQNAPSIVFIDEIDAVGKMRSGKSNDEREATLNELLTQMDGFDGESGVIVIAATNKIEVLDDALLRAGRFDRRVYVGLPNIEDRKNILELYLKDINHKIDIEKLVNETAGFSSAALATLINEALLNMIKSYKKNLDYKDIEVAKNKLEFGKKQIKILDDEQKEILAIYQASKAYISKTKVALLDESVSKLNSTYPSYTELVENIKRDLAGFIGLEVIKKEKFAVNSEDLQRSYNLASDIVTKYKMATNIDSLLEDIKENLRTELSQNVDEINRLKEIMLKNEVITLEDL
- a CDS encoding chorismate mutase, producing MICKNIEEIRNNINNIDEQIVKLIALRGTFVKQAAKFKKDSENVKAPKRVEEVISKVKNTARLNGANEEVVENVYKAMIESFIKLEMKEFESLK